In a single window of the Falco rusticolus isolate bFalRus1 chromosome 13, bFalRus1.pri, whole genome shotgun sequence genome:
- the PNPLA6 gene encoding patatin-like phospholipase domain-containing protein 6 isoform X4 yields MGQSESEPQEEAEDVSLTAMLPRLFAEEPLSTGAVLGMLLGLGLVAVIVAAAIVVLVRRLRLKKIPAQGTPKYRFRKRDKMLFYGRKIMRKVSQSTSSLVDTTISSASRPRMKKKLKMLNIAKKFLRIQKELPTLQLKEPPPSVLEADLTEFDVANSHLPSEVLYMLKNVRVLGHFEKPLFLELCKHMVFQQCQQGDYVFRPGQPDTSIYVVQDGKLELFLTEPDGKETVMKEVFPGDSVHSLLSILDVITGHQRPYRTVCARAAEDSTILRLPVEAFSAVFEKYPESLVRVVQIIMVRLQRVTFLALHNYLGLTNELFSHDMQPLRLFPQPGHTARTSPVRHGKRGLGGPDEGRDPAEGLKAGGPESPAPPPPLSRCISMPVDISGLQKGPRSDFDMAYERGRISVSLQEDSTAALAAFSRSVSHEPKERKSVTVEEQPSGVHHYDCEDEVAPGDCPFGPYQGRQSSALFEAAKRELVKLMKVEDPSLLNNRVLLHHAKAGTVIARQGDQDVSLHFVLWGCLHVYQRMIDKAEDVCLFLTQPGEMVGQLAVLTGEPLIFTIKANRDCTFLKISKSDFYEIMREQPSVVLSVAHTVAARMSPFVRQMDFAIDWMAVEAGRALYRQGDKSDCTYIALNGRLRSVIQKGSGKKELIGEYGRGDLIGVVEALTRQPRATTVHAVRDTELAKLPEGTLNNIKRRYPQVVTRLIHLLSQKILGNLQQLRGPFASSGLGMASSSEPTNPTSNLSTVAVLPVCDDVPTAAFTLELKHALNAIGPTLLLTSDIIRARLGSSALDSIQEYRLSGWLAQQEDIHRIVLYQTDCTLTPWTVRCIRQADCILIVGLGDQEPALGELEQMLENTAVRALKQLVLLHREDGPSPSRTVEWLNMRSWCSGHLHIRCPRRVFSRRSPTKLREMYEKVFEKSADRHSDFSRLARVLTGNTIALVLGGGGARGCSHIGVIKAMEESGIPIDMVGGTSIGAFIGALYAEERSAVRTKQRAREWAKCMNSVFETVLDLTYPITSMFSGSAFNASINKVFQDKQIEDLWLPYFNVTTDITASAMRVHTDADIARNMGAKTVIAIDVGSQDETDLCNYGDSLSGWWLLWKRLNPWAEKVKVPDMAEIQSRLAYVSCVRQLEVVKSSSYCEYIRPPIDRFKTMDFGKFDEIYDVGYQHGKVVFDGWSRGDVIEEMVKDRRAADFYESKRMDVLTCPSAGFTDLAEIVSRIEPAKPYLSDGYADEESDYLTEYEDEGPEPARGEEDAFAPSEWASTSALEAEEEKPLRHRPRQARDPSAPHT; encoded by the exons ATGGGGCAGAGCGAGTCAGAGCCGCAGGAGGAGGCGGAG GATGTGTCCCTGACGGCCATGCTGCCCAGGCTCTTTGCCGAGGAGCCGCTCTCCACTGGTGCG GTTCTGGGGATGTTGCTTGGCCTCGGCCTCGTTGCTGTCATCGTCGCCGCTGCCATTGTGGTCCTGGTGCGTCGGCTGCGCCTGAAGA AAATACCCGCCCAGGGGACCCCGAAATATCGCTTCCGCAAACGCGACAAGATGCTCTTCTACGGCCGCAAGATCATGCGCAAG GTGTCCCAGTCCACCTCCTCTCTGGTGGACACCACCATTTCCAGCGCCTCGCGGCCCCGCATGAAGAAGAAACTCAAGATGCTCAACATCGCCAAAAA GTTCCTGCGCATCCAGAAGGAGCTGCCCACGCTGCAGCTGAAGGAGCCGCCACCCTCGGTGCTGGAGGCCGACCTGACTGAATTCGACGTGGCCAATTCCCACCTCCCTTCCGAGGTCCTCTACATGCTCAAAAATGTCCG GGTGCTGGGTCACTTTGAGAAGCCGCTGTTCCTGGAGCTGTGCAAGCACATGGTTTTCCAGCAGTGCCAACAGGGCGACTACGTTTTCCGTCCCGGCCAACCCGACACCAGCATCTATGTGGTGCAGGACGGCAAGTTGGAGCTCTTCCTCACCGAACCG GATGGGAAGGAGACGGTGATGAAGGAGGTGTTCCCCGGGGACAGCGTGCACAGTCTGCTCAGCATCCTGGATGTCATCACG GGTCACCAGCGACCATACCGCACCGTGTGTGCGCGAGCCGCAGAGGATTCCACCATCCTGCGGTTGCCCGTCGAagctttctctgctgtctttgagAAGTACCCCGAAAGTTTGGTGCGGGTGGTGCAG ATCATCATGGTGCGCCTGCAGCGCGTCACCTTCTTGGCGTTGCACAACTACCTTGGGTTGACCAACGAGCTCTTCAGCCAC GACATGCAACCGCTGCGCCTCTTCCCCCAACCCGGCCACACCGCCCGCACCAGCCCCGTCCGCCACGGCAAGCGGGGGCTCGGTGGTCCCGATGAGGGCAGGGACCCAG CTGAGGGGCTGAAAGCGGGAGGTCCTGAgagccccgcgccgccgccgccgctgaGTCGCTGCATCTCCATGCCTGTGGACATCTCCG gccTCCAGAAGGGTCCCCGCTCTGACTTCGACATGGCCTACGAGCGCGGCCGCATCTCGGTGTCGCTGCAGGAGGACAGCACCGCCGCCTTGGCCGCCTTCTCCCGG tCCGTCTCCCACGAGCCCAAGGAGCGCAAGTCGGTGACGGTGGAGGAGCAGCCGTCAGGGGTGCACCACTACGACTGCGAGGACGAGGTGGCACCTGGGGACTGTCCCTTCGGTCCCTACCAGGGCCGCCAGAGCAGCGCCCTCTTCGAGGCCGCCAAGCGGGAGCTGGTCAAGCTCATGAAGGTGGAG GACCCTTCTCTCCTCAACAACCGTGTCTTGCTCCATCACGCCAAAGCTGGGACGGTCATTGCCCGTCAAGGGGACCAG GACGTGAGCCTCCACTTCgtgctgtggggctgcctcCACGTCTACCAGCGGATGATCGACAAGGCGGAGGATGTCTGCCTCTTCCTGACGCAGCCTGGCGAGATGGTGGGACAGCTGGCAGTCCTCACTGGCGAGCCCCTCATCTTCACCATCAAGGCAAACCGCGACTGCACCTTCCTCAAGATCTCCAAATCCGACTTCTACGA GATCATGCGGGAGCAGCCTAGCGTGGTGCTGAGCGTCGCCCACACCGTGGCTGCCCGTATGTCACCCTTCGTGCGCCAGATGGACTTTGCCATCGACTGGATGGCGGTGGAAGCTGGCCGGGCGCTCTACAG GCAGGGTGACAAGTCGGACTGCACCTACATCGCGCTCAACGGGCGCCTGCGCTCAGTCATCCAGAAGGGCAGTGGCAAGAAGGAGCTCATCGGGGAGTACGGCCGCGGGGACCTCATCGGCGTG GTAGAAGCCCTCACCCGGCAGCCCCGTGCCACCACCGTCCACGCGGTGCGGGACACGGAGCTGGCCAAGCTGCCTGAGGGCACCTTGAACAACATCAAACGCAGATACCCCCAG GTTGTCACCCGCCTCATCCACCTCCTGAGCCAGAAGATCTTGGGGAACCTTCAGCAGCTCCGTGGGCCCTTTGCGA GCTCTGGCTTGGGCATGGCCTCCAGCTCTGAGCCCACCAACCCCACCAGCAACCTGTCAACAGTGGCGGTGCTGCCGGTGTGCGACGACGTGCCCACAGCTGCCTTCACGCTGGAACTCAAGCACGCACTCAATGCCATTG GTCCCACGCTGCTCCTCACCAGTGACATCATCCGGGCCCGTCTCGGCTCCTCGGCGCTGGACAG CATCCAGGAGTACCGGCTGTCCGGCTGGTTGGCGCAGCAGGAGGACATCCACCGCATTGTCCTCTACCAAACCGACTGTACCCTCACGCCGTGGACCGTTCGCTGCATCCGTCAAGCCGACTGCATCCTCATCGTAGGGTTGGGCGACCAAGAGCCGGCGCTGGGTGAG CTGGAGCAGATGCTGGAGAACACAGCGGTGCGCGCGCTGAAGCAGCTGGTTCTCCTGCACCGCGAGGACGGTCCCAGTCCCTCCCGCACCGTGGAGTGGCTCAACATGCGCAGCTGGTGCTCAGGTCACCTCCACATCAGGTGTCCCCGGCGTGTCTTCTCCCGCCGTAGCCCCACCAAACTG CGGGAGATGTACGAGAAGGTGTTTGAGAAGAGCGCAGACCGGCACAGCGACTTCTCCCGCTTGGCGCGGGTCCTCACCGGCAACACCATCGCCCTCGTCCTGGGGGGCGGCGGAGCCAG GGGCTGCTCCCACATTGGGGTGATCAAGGCGATGGAGGAGTCTGGGATCCCCATCGACATGGTGGGCGGCACCTCCATCGGCGCCTTCATCGGGGCACTCTACGCCGAGGAGCGCAGCGCTGTGCGCACCAAGCAGCGGGCACGGGAGTGGGCCAAG tgcATGAATTCAGTGTTCGAGACTGTCCTGGACCTCACCTACCCCATCACCTCCATGTTTTCGGGCTCAGCCTTCAACGCCAGCATCAACAAGGTGTTCCAGGACAAGCAGATAGAG GACCTGTGGCTGCCCTACTTCAATGTCACGACGGACATCACGGCCTCGGCCATGCGGGTGCACACGGATG ccgACATCGCCCGCAACATGGGTGCCAAGACAGTGATCGCTATCGACGTGGGCAGCCAGGATGAGACGGACCTGTGCAACTACGGGGACAGCCTGTCTGGGTGGTGGCTTCTCTGGAAACGTCTCAACCCCTGGGCTGAAAAAGTCAAG GTGCCCGACATGGCCGAGATCCAGTCCCGCCTGGCCTACGTGTCCTGTGTGCGGCAGCTGGAGGTGGTGAAGTCCAGCTCCTACTGCGAGTACATCCGTCCCCCCATCGACCGCTTCAAGACCATGGATTTTGGGAAGTTCGACGAGATCTAT gaCGTGGGGTACCAGCATGGCAAGGTGGTCTTTGACGGCTGGAGTCGGGGCGACGTCATTGAGGAGATGGTGAAGGACCGGCGTGCGGCTGACTTCTACGAGAGCAAACGCATGGAC GTGCTAACGTGTCCCAGCGCTGGCTTCACCGACCTGGCGGAGATCGTGTCCCGCATCGAGCCCGCCAAGCCCTACTTGTCCGACGGCTACGCGGATG AGGAGTCCGACTACCTCACGGAGTATGAGGATGAGGGGCCGGAGCCAGCGCGGGGCGAGGAAGACGCGTTTGCCCCTTCCGAGTGGGCCAGCACCAGCGCCTTGGAGGCT gaAGAGGAGAAGCCCCTGCGGCACCGCCCACGCCAAGCCCGGGACCCCTCGGCCCCCCACACCTGA
- the PNPLA6 gene encoding patatin-like phospholipase domain-containing protein 6 isoform X2: MGQSESEPQEEAEDVSLTAMLPRLFAEEPLSTGAVLGMLLGLGLVAVIVAAAIVVLVRRLRLKKIPAQGTPKYRFRKRDKMLFYGRKIMRKVSQSTSSLVDTTISSASRPRMKKKLKMLNIAKKFLRIQKELPTLQLKEPPPSVLEADLTEFDVANSHLPSEVLYMLKNVRVLGHFEKPLFLELCKHMVFQQCQQGDYVFRPGQPDTSIYVVQDGKLELFLTEPDGKETVMKEVFPGDSVHSLLSILDVITGHQRPYRTVCARAAEDSTILRLPVEAFSAVFEKYPESLVRVVQIIMVRLQRVTFLALHNYLGLTNELFSHDMQPLRLFPQPGHTARTSPVRHGKRGLGGPDEGRDPAEGLKAGGPESPAPPPPLSRCISMPVDISGLQKGPRSDFDMAYERGRISVSLQEDSTAALAAFSRSVSHEPKERKSVTVEEQPSGVHHYDCEDEVAPGDCPFGPYQGRQSSALFEAAKRELVKLMKVEDPSLLNNRVLLHHAKAGTVIARQGDQDVSLHFVLWGCLHVYQRMIDKAEDVCLFLTQPGEMVGQLAVLTGEPLIFTIKANRDCTFLKISKSDFYEIMREQPSVVLSVAHTVAARMSPFVRQMDFAIDWMAVEAGRALYRQGDKSDCTYIALNGRLRSVIQKGSGKKELIGEYGRGDLIGVVEALTRQPRATTVHAVRDTELAKLPEGTLNNIKRRYPQVVTRLIHLLSQKILGNLQQLRGPFASSGLGMASSSEPTNPTSNLSTVAVLPVCDDVPTAAFTLELKHALNAIGPTLLLTSDIIRARLGSSALDSIQEYRLSGWLAQQEDIHRIVLYQTDCTLTPWTVRCIRQADCILIVGLGDQEPALGELEQMLENTAVRALKQLVLLHREDGPSPSRTVEWLNMRSWCSGHLHIRCPRRVFSRRSPTKLREMYEKVFEKSADRHSDFSRLARVLTGNTIALVLGGGGARGCSHIGVIKAMEESGIPIDMVGGTSIGAFIGALYAEERSAVRTKQRAREWAKCMNSVFETVLDLTYPITSMFSGSAFNASINKVFQDKQIEDLWLPYFNVTTDITASAMRVHTDGSLWRYVRASMTLSGYLPPLCDPKDGNLLMDGGYINNLPADIARNMGAKTVIAIDVGSQDETDLCNYGDSLSGWWLLWKRLNPWAEKVKVPDMAEIQSRLAYVSCVRQLEVVKSSSYCEYIRPPIDRFKTMDFGKFDEIYDVGYQHGKVVFDGWSRGDVIEEMVKDRRAADFYESKRMDVLTCPSAGFTDLAEIVSRIEPAKPYLSDGYADEESDYLTEYEDEGPEPARGEEDAFAPSEWASTSALEAEEEKPLRHRPRQARDPSAPHT, from the exons ATGGGGCAGAGCGAGTCAGAGCCGCAGGAGGAGGCGGAG GATGTGTCCCTGACGGCCATGCTGCCCAGGCTCTTTGCCGAGGAGCCGCTCTCCACTGGTGCG GTTCTGGGGATGTTGCTTGGCCTCGGCCTCGTTGCTGTCATCGTCGCCGCTGCCATTGTGGTCCTGGTGCGTCGGCTGCGCCTGAAGA AAATACCCGCCCAGGGGACCCCGAAATATCGCTTCCGCAAACGCGACAAGATGCTCTTCTACGGCCGCAAGATCATGCGCAAG GTGTCCCAGTCCACCTCCTCTCTGGTGGACACCACCATTTCCAGCGCCTCGCGGCCCCGCATGAAGAAGAAACTCAAGATGCTCAACATCGCCAAAAA GTTCCTGCGCATCCAGAAGGAGCTGCCCACGCTGCAGCTGAAGGAGCCGCCACCCTCGGTGCTGGAGGCCGACCTGACTGAATTCGACGTGGCCAATTCCCACCTCCCTTCCGAGGTCCTCTACATGCTCAAAAATGTCCG GGTGCTGGGTCACTTTGAGAAGCCGCTGTTCCTGGAGCTGTGCAAGCACATGGTTTTCCAGCAGTGCCAACAGGGCGACTACGTTTTCCGTCCCGGCCAACCCGACACCAGCATCTATGTGGTGCAGGACGGCAAGTTGGAGCTCTTCCTCACCGAACCG GATGGGAAGGAGACGGTGATGAAGGAGGTGTTCCCCGGGGACAGCGTGCACAGTCTGCTCAGCATCCTGGATGTCATCACG GGTCACCAGCGACCATACCGCACCGTGTGTGCGCGAGCCGCAGAGGATTCCACCATCCTGCGGTTGCCCGTCGAagctttctctgctgtctttgagAAGTACCCCGAAAGTTTGGTGCGGGTGGTGCAG ATCATCATGGTGCGCCTGCAGCGCGTCACCTTCTTGGCGTTGCACAACTACCTTGGGTTGACCAACGAGCTCTTCAGCCAC GACATGCAACCGCTGCGCCTCTTCCCCCAACCCGGCCACACCGCCCGCACCAGCCCCGTCCGCCACGGCAAGCGGGGGCTCGGTGGTCCCGATGAGGGCAGGGACCCAG CTGAGGGGCTGAAAGCGGGAGGTCCTGAgagccccgcgccgccgccgccgctgaGTCGCTGCATCTCCATGCCTGTGGACATCTCCG gccTCCAGAAGGGTCCCCGCTCTGACTTCGACATGGCCTACGAGCGCGGCCGCATCTCGGTGTCGCTGCAGGAGGACAGCACCGCCGCCTTGGCCGCCTTCTCCCGG tCCGTCTCCCACGAGCCCAAGGAGCGCAAGTCGGTGACGGTGGAGGAGCAGCCGTCAGGGGTGCACCACTACGACTGCGAGGACGAGGTGGCACCTGGGGACTGTCCCTTCGGTCCCTACCAGGGCCGCCAGAGCAGCGCCCTCTTCGAGGCCGCCAAGCGGGAGCTGGTCAAGCTCATGAAGGTGGAG GACCCTTCTCTCCTCAACAACCGTGTCTTGCTCCATCACGCCAAAGCTGGGACGGTCATTGCCCGTCAAGGGGACCAG GACGTGAGCCTCCACTTCgtgctgtggggctgcctcCACGTCTACCAGCGGATGATCGACAAGGCGGAGGATGTCTGCCTCTTCCTGACGCAGCCTGGCGAGATGGTGGGACAGCTGGCAGTCCTCACTGGCGAGCCCCTCATCTTCACCATCAAGGCAAACCGCGACTGCACCTTCCTCAAGATCTCCAAATCCGACTTCTACGA GATCATGCGGGAGCAGCCTAGCGTGGTGCTGAGCGTCGCCCACACCGTGGCTGCCCGTATGTCACCCTTCGTGCGCCAGATGGACTTTGCCATCGACTGGATGGCGGTGGAAGCTGGCCGGGCGCTCTACAG GCAGGGTGACAAGTCGGACTGCACCTACATCGCGCTCAACGGGCGCCTGCGCTCAGTCATCCAGAAGGGCAGTGGCAAGAAGGAGCTCATCGGGGAGTACGGCCGCGGGGACCTCATCGGCGTG GTAGAAGCCCTCACCCGGCAGCCCCGTGCCACCACCGTCCACGCGGTGCGGGACACGGAGCTGGCCAAGCTGCCTGAGGGCACCTTGAACAACATCAAACGCAGATACCCCCAG GTTGTCACCCGCCTCATCCACCTCCTGAGCCAGAAGATCTTGGGGAACCTTCAGCAGCTCCGTGGGCCCTTTGCGA GCTCTGGCTTGGGCATGGCCTCCAGCTCTGAGCCCACCAACCCCACCAGCAACCTGTCAACAGTGGCGGTGCTGCCGGTGTGCGACGACGTGCCCACAGCTGCCTTCACGCTGGAACTCAAGCACGCACTCAATGCCATTG GTCCCACGCTGCTCCTCACCAGTGACATCATCCGGGCCCGTCTCGGCTCCTCGGCGCTGGACAG CATCCAGGAGTACCGGCTGTCCGGCTGGTTGGCGCAGCAGGAGGACATCCACCGCATTGTCCTCTACCAAACCGACTGTACCCTCACGCCGTGGACCGTTCGCTGCATCCGTCAAGCCGACTGCATCCTCATCGTAGGGTTGGGCGACCAAGAGCCGGCGCTGGGTGAG CTGGAGCAGATGCTGGAGAACACAGCGGTGCGCGCGCTGAAGCAGCTGGTTCTCCTGCACCGCGAGGACGGTCCCAGTCCCTCCCGCACCGTGGAGTGGCTCAACATGCGCAGCTGGTGCTCAGGTCACCTCCACATCAGGTGTCCCCGGCGTGTCTTCTCCCGCCGTAGCCCCACCAAACTG CGGGAGATGTACGAGAAGGTGTTTGAGAAGAGCGCAGACCGGCACAGCGACTTCTCCCGCTTGGCGCGGGTCCTCACCGGCAACACCATCGCCCTCGTCCTGGGGGGCGGCGGAGCCAG GGGCTGCTCCCACATTGGGGTGATCAAGGCGATGGAGGAGTCTGGGATCCCCATCGACATGGTGGGCGGCACCTCCATCGGCGCCTTCATCGGGGCACTCTACGCCGAGGAGCGCAGCGCTGTGCGCACCAAGCAGCGGGCACGGGAGTGGGCCAAG tgcATGAATTCAGTGTTCGAGACTGTCCTGGACCTCACCTACCCCATCACCTCCATGTTTTCGGGCTCAGCCTTCAACGCCAGCATCAACAAGGTGTTCCAGGACAAGCAGATAGAG GACCTGTGGCTGCCCTACTTCAATGTCACGACGGACATCACGGCCTCGGCCATGCGGGTGCACACGGATG GCTCGCTCTGGCGGTACGTGCGAGCCAGCATGACCCTTTCTGGGTACCTACCGCCACTCTGCGACCCCAAGGATGGCAACTTACTGATGGACGGTGGTTACATCAACAACCTGCCAG ccgACATCGCCCGCAACATGGGTGCCAAGACAGTGATCGCTATCGACGTGGGCAGCCAGGATGAGACGGACCTGTGCAACTACGGGGACAGCCTGTCTGGGTGGTGGCTTCTCTGGAAACGTCTCAACCCCTGGGCTGAAAAAGTCAAG GTGCCCGACATGGCCGAGATCCAGTCCCGCCTGGCCTACGTGTCCTGTGTGCGGCAGCTGGAGGTGGTGAAGTCCAGCTCCTACTGCGAGTACATCCGTCCCCCCATCGACCGCTTCAAGACCATGGATTTTGGGAAGTTCGACGAGATCTAT gaCGTGGGGTACCAGCATGGCAAGGTGGTCTTTGACGGCTGGAGTCGGGGCGACGTCATTGAGGAGATGGTGAAGGACCGGCGTGCGGCTGACTTCTACGAGAGCAAACGCATGGAC GTGCTAACGTGTCCCAGCGCTGGCTTCACCGACCTGGCGGAGATCGTGTCCCGCATCGAGCCCGCCAAGCCCTACTTGTCCGACGGCTACGCGGATG AGGAGTCCGACTACCTCACGGAGTATGAGGATGAGGGGCCGGAGCCAGCGCGGGGCGAGGAAGACGCGTTTGCCCCTTCCGAGTGGGCCAGCACCAGCGCCTTGGAGGCT gaAGAGGAGAAGCCCCTGCGGCACCGCCCACGCCAAGCCCGGGACCCCTCGGCCCCCCACACCTGA